One Panicum virgatum strain AP13 chromosome 9K, P.virgatum_v5, whole genome shotgun sequence genomic region harbors:
- the LOC120647643 gene encoding probable helicase CHR10 isoform X6: protein MTAQLDLAQPNNNDQPSSRSSPLLSSPSLPMATSYERRLLAAADLVLSADAQGQGACLPELGVTADLKPHQLDGVAWLIRRYRLGVNVVLGDEVLYNVLEQRFIMPRRLLLTGTPIQNNLSELWALMHFCLPSIFGKLDEFLSTFKEAGDSLTGAEANKANRQFEIIKHILKAFMLRRTKALLIESGVLALPPLTELTVMVPLTQLQKKLYMSVLRKELQTLLSFTGGSSRHQSLQNIVIQLRKACSHPYLFSGIEPEPFVEGEHLVQASGKLIVLDLILKKLHELGHRVLLFAQMTQTLDILQDFLEMRNYTYERLDGSVRAEERFAAIRNFSSQSTKGLMRDDNQIGAFVFMISTRAGGVGLNLIGADTVIFYEQDWNPQADKQALQRAHRIGQLNHVLSINLVSQRTIEEVIMRRAERKLKLSHDIIGEDHRTDVKGGVLGNEASDMRSIIFGLHLFDPADTTTETINEGTTSDTINVEKLAKLKTMSEKVVMMRSHEPSEKDERAFEINPNFADGNGTVIRRASDSISVDPGLNEAAYLSWVNKFKEASRSIEDATSELGRQRAAPKEKFLKRVVNKKKVEEKRFAKWETLGYKTLAVKEPDITACQNISDSGCVQLVYGDCTNPSKLCPAKPAIIFSCIDNSGTWGHGGMFDALTSLSTCIPDAYHRASEFDDLHMGDLHLIQLDEVNCTRSLDAPLWVALAIVQSYSRRRKVPRSEISIPDLELCLSKAAFSAAQHSAIIRMPRIGYQSGSQRSEWYTIERLLRKYSSLHGIDIFVYYFQRSSRQQTGSI from the exons ATGACTGCTCAGCTGGATCTGGCCCAACCCAACAACAACGACCAGCCGTCGTCgcgctcctctcctctcctctcctctccttccctccccatGGCGACCTCCTACGAGCGCCGCCTACTAGCGGCCGCCGACCTGGTCCTCTCCGCCGACGCGCAGGGCCAAGGAGCCTGCCTCCCCGAACTTGGCGTCACGGCGGACCTCAAGCCGCACCAGCTCGATGGCGTTGCCTGGCTCATCCGCCGCTACCGCCTCGGCGTCAACGTCGTCCTCG GTGATGAG GTACTGTATAATGTCCTTGAGCAACGTTTCATCATGCCAAGGCGTCTACTACTAACAGGCACTCCTATCCAGAACAACCTTTCTGAACTATGGGCTTTGATGCACTTTTGTTTGCCTTCAATATTTGGAAAGCTAGATGAGTTTCTTTCCACTTTCAAGGAAGCAGGGGACTCTTTAACAG GTGCCGAAGCTAATAAAGCAAACAGACAGTTTGAGATTATTAAACACATACTTAAAGCATTTATGCTACGCAGGACAAAAGCTTTACTAATCGAGAGTGGAGTTCTGGCGCTGCCTCCACTAACTGAGCTAACTGT GATGGTGCCACTGACACAGTTACAAAAGAAGCTTTACATGTCAGTGTTGAGGAAAGAGCTGCAAACACTTCTTTCATTTACTGGAGGATCGTCTCGCCACCAGTCTTTGCAGAACATT GTTATACAGCTGAGGAAAGCTTGCAGTCACCCATATCTGTTCAGTGGCATTGAACCTGAGCCTTTTGTGGAAGGGGAGCATTTAGTTCAG GCTAGTGGGAAGCTCATTGTGTTGGATCTTATTCTGAAGAAGCTCCATGAGTTAGGACATCGTGTTTTACTATTTGCTCAGATGACCCAAACACTGGACATTCTGCAG GATTTCCTGGAGATGCGCAATTACACTTATGAGCGCCTGGATGGTTCAGTACGTGCTGAGGAGCGGTTTGCAGCAATAAGAAATTTCAGCTCTCAATCTACTAAAGGCCTTATGAGAGATGATAATCAGATTGGAGCTTTTGTTTTCATGATATCAACTAGAGCAGGGGGTGTGGGGCTTAATCTCATTGGTGCCGATACT GTTATCTTTTACGAACAAGATTGGAATCCTCAAGCTGACAAGCAGGCTCTACAGCGCGCTCATCGCATTGGACAGTTAAATCATGTGCTGTCAATAAATTTGGTGTCACAGCGTACAATTGAAGAG GTCATAATGCGAAGAGCCGAGAGAAAACTTAAGCTTAGCCACGATATTATTGGAGAAGATCATAGAACTGATGTGAAGGGTGGAGTTCTGGGAAATGAAGCTAGTGACATGAGATCAATTATCTTTGGCTTGCACCTGTTCGATCCTGCTGATACAACCACAGAGACAATCAATGAGGGCACCACTTCTGACACAATTAATGTGGAGAAACTGGCAAAGTTGAAAACAATGTCTGAAAAGGTTGTAATGATGCGTAGCCATGAACCTTCAGAAAAGGATGAACGGGCATTTGAAATCAACCCAAATTTTGCTGATGGCAATGGAACTGTAATTAGAAGGGCTTCTGATTCTATTAGTGTTGATCCTGGGCTTAATGAAGCTGCATACCTATCCTGGGTCAATAAGTTCAAAGAGGCTTCGCGTTCAATTGAAGATGCCACATCTGAACTTGGAAGGCAAAGAGCAGCGCCAAAAGAAAAGTTCCTGAAACGTGTAGTTAACAAGAAAAAAGTAGAAGAAAAGAGGTTTGCCAAATGGGAAACTTTGGGTTACAAGACACTAGCTGTTAAGGAACCTGATATCACAGCATGCCAGAATATTTCAGACTCAGGATGCGtccaacttgtgtatggagatTGTACCAATCCTTCAAAACTTTGCCCTGCAAAGCCTGCCATCATATTCAG TTGCATAGATAATTCTGGGACATGGGGGCATGGAGGAATGTTTGATGCTTTGACTAGTCTCTCAACATGCATTCCAGATGCTTATCACCGTGCTTCTgagtttgatgacctccacatggGGGATCTTCACTTGATTCAGCTTGATG AAGTCAACTGCACCCGGAGTTTGGATGCACCTTTATGGGTGGCACTAGCTATTGTTCAGTCTTACAGTCGGAGACGTAAAGTTCCAAGAAGTGAAATCTCCATACCTGATTTGGAGCTCTGTTTATCAAAAGCAGCCTTCTCAGCTGCTCAGCATTCTG CAATTATCCGCATGCCCCGAATTGGTTACCAAAGTGGCTCCCAACGATCAGAATGGTATACCATAGAACGCCTGCTCAGGAAATACTCATCTCTCCATGGAATCGACATTTTCGT GTACTACTTTCAGCGTTCATCCAGGCAACAGACAGGTTCTATCTAG
- the LOC120647643 gene encoding probable helicase CHR10 isoform X2 → MTAQLDLAQPNNNDQPSSRSSPLLSSPSLPMATSYERRLLAAADLVLSADAQGQGACLPELGVTADLKPHQLDGVAWLIRRYRLGVNVVLGDEMGLGKTLQAISLLSHLKIQRVAPGPFLVLCPLSVTDGWLAEFSKFCPSLRLLHYVGNKVHRRDLRRTLYDHVHKASTSSHSSELSFDVLLTTYDIALMDQNFLSQIPWHYAIIDEAQRLKNPSSVLYNVLEQRFIMPRRLLLTGTPIQNNLSELWALMHFCLPSIFGKLDEFLSTFKEAGDSLTGAEANKANRQFEIIKHILKAFMLRRTKALLIESGVLALPPLTELTVMVPLTQLQKKLYMSVLRKELQTLLSFTGGSSRHQSLQNIVIQLRKACSHPYLFSGIEPEPFVEGEHLVQASGKLIVLDLILKKLHELGHRVLLFAQMTQTLDILQDFLEMRNYTYERLDGSVRAEERFAAIRNFSSQSTKGLMRDDNQIGAFVFMISTRAGGVGLNLIGADTVIFYEQDWNPQADKQALQRAHRIGQLNHVLSINLVSQRTIEEVIMRRAERKLKLSHDIIGEDHRTDVKGGVLGNEASDMRSIIFGLHLFDPADTTTETINEGTTSDTINVEKLAKLKTMSEKVVMMRSHEPSEKDERAFEINPNFADGNGTVIRRASDSISVDPGLNEAAYLSWVNKFKEASRSIEDATSELGRQRAAPKEKFLKRVVNKKKVEEKRFAKWETLGYKTLAVKEPDITACQNISDSGCVQLVYGDCTNPSKLCPAKPAIIFSCIDNSGTWGHGGMFDALTSLSTCIPDAYHRASEFDDLHMGDLHLIQLDEVNCTRSLDAPLWVALAIVQSYSRRRKVPRSEISIPDLELCLSKAAFSAAQHSAIIRMPRIGYQSGSQRSEWYTIERLLRKYSSLHGIDIFVYYFQRSSRQQTGSI, encoded by the exons ATGACTGCTCAGCTGGATCTGGCCCAACCCAACAACAACGACCAGCCGTCGTCgcgctcctctcctctcctctcctctccttccctccccatGGCGACCTCCTACGAGCGCCGCCTACTAGCGGCCGCCGACCTGGTCCTCTCCGCCGACGCGCAGGGCCAAGGAGCCTGCCTCCCCGAACTTGGCGTCACGGCGGACCTCAAGCCGCACCAGCTCGATGGCGTTGCCTGGCTCATCCGCCGCTACCGCCTCGGCGTCAACGTCGTCCTCG GTGATGAG ATGGGGCTTGGCAAGACCCTACAAGCAATTTCTCTACTGAGCCACCTCAAAATCCAGCGTGTTGCACCCGGACCATTCC TTGTGCTATGTCCTCTAAGTGTAACAGATGGCTGGCTCGCAGAGTTCAGTAAATTCTGTCCTTCCTTGAGGCTCCTGCACTATGTTGGCAATAAGGTGCACCGTCGTGATCTTCGGAGAACCTTGTACGATCATGTGCACAAGGCTTCCACATCATCTCATTCTAGC GAATTATCATTTGATGTGCTCTTGACAACATATGACATAGCCTTGATGGATCAAAACTTTCTTTCACAAATTCCCTGGCACTACGCAATTATTGATGAGGCTCAACGTCTTAAAAATCCATCCAGT GTACTGTATAATGTCCTTGAGCAACGTTTCATCATGCCAAGGCGTCTACTACTAACAGGCACTCCTATCCAGAACAACCTTTCTGAACTATGGGCTTTGATGCACTTTTGTTTGCCTTCAATATTTGGAAAGCTAGATGAGTTTCTTTCCACTTTCAAGGAAGCAGGGGACTCTTTAACAG GTGCCGAAGCTAATAAAGCAAACAGACAGTTTGAGATTATTAAACACATACTTAAAGCATTTATGCTACGCAGGACAAAAGCTTTACTAATCGAGAGTGGAGTTCTGGCGCTGCCTCCACTAACTGAGCTAACTGT GATGGTGCCACTGACACAGTTACAAAAGAAGCTTTACATGTCAGTGTTGAGGAAAGAGCTGCAAACACTTCTTTCATTTACTGGAGGATCGTCTCGCCACCAGTCTTTGCAGAACATT GTTATACAGCTGAGGAAAGCTTGCAGTCACCCATATCTGTTCAGTGGCATTGAACCTGAGCCTTTTGTGGAAGGGGAGCATTTAGTTCAG GCTAGTGGGAAGCTCATTGTGTTGGATCTTATTCTGAAGAAGCTCCATGAGTTAGGACATCGTGTTTTACTATTTGCTCAGATGACCCAAACACTGGACATTCTGCAG GATTTCCTGGAGATGCGCAATTACACTTATGAGCGCCTGGATGGTTCAGTACGTGCTGAGGAGCGGTTTGCAGCAATAAGAAATTTCAGCTCTCAATCTACTAAAGGCCTTATGAGAGATGATAATCAGATTGGAGCTTTTGTTTTCATGATATCAACTAGAGCAGGGGGTGTGGGGCTTAATCTCATTGGTGCCGATACT GTTATCTTTTACGAACAAGATTGGAATCCTCAAGCTGACAAGCAGGCTCTACAGCGCGCTCATCGCATTGGACAGTTAAATCATGTGCTGTCAATAAATTTGGTGTCACAGCGTACAATTGAAGAG GTCATAATGCGAAGAGCCGAGAGAAAACTTAAGCTTAGCCACGATATTATTGGAGAAGATCATAGAACTGATGTGAAGGGTGGAGTTCTGGGAAATGAAGCTAGTGACATGAGATCAATTATCTTTGGCTTGCACCTGTTCGATCCTGCTGATACAACCACAGAGACAATCAATGAGGGCACCACTTCTGACACAATTAATGTGGAGAAACTGGCAAAGTTGAAAACAATGTCTGAAAAGGTTGTAATGATGCGTAGCCATGAACCTTCAGAAAAGGATGAACGGGCATTTGAAATCAACCCAAATTTTGCTGATGGCAATGGAACTGTAATTAGAAGGGCTTCTGATTCTATTAGTGTTGATCCTGGGCTTAATGAAGCTGCATACCTATCCTGGGTCAATAAGTTCAAAGAGGCTTCGCGTTCAATTGAAGATGCCACATCTGAACTTGGAAGGCAAAGAGCAGCGCCAAAAGAAAAGTTCCTGAAACGTGTAGTTAACAAGAAAAAAGTAGAAGAAAAGAGGTTTGCCAAATGGGAAACTTTGGGTTACAAGACACTAGCTGTTAAGGAACCTGATATCACAGCATGCCAGAATATTTCAGACTCAGGATGCGtccaacttgtgtatggagatTGTACCAATCCTTCAAAACTTTGCCCTGCAAAGCCTGCCATCATATTCAG TTGCATAGATAATTCTGGGACATGGGGGCATGGAGGAATGTTTGATGCTTTGACTAGTCTCTCAACATGCATTCCAGATGCTTATCACCGTGCTTCTgagtttgatgacctccacatggGGGATCTTCACTTGATTCAGCTTGATG AAGTCAACTGCACCCGGAGTTTGGATGCACCTTTATGGGTGGCACTAGCTATTGTTCAGTCTTACAGTCGGAGACGTAAAGTTCCAAGAAGTGAAATCTCCATACCTGATTTGGAGCTCTGTTTATCAAAAGCAGCCTTCTCAGCTGCTCAGCATTCTG CAATTATCCGCATGCCCCGAATTGGTTACCAAAGTGGCTCCCAACGATCAGAATGGTATACCATAGAACGCCTGCTCAGGAAATACTCATCTCTCCATGGAATCGACATTTTCGT GTACTACTTTCAGCGTTCATCCAGGCAACAGACAGGTTCTATCTAG
- the LOC120647643 gene encoding probable helicase CHR10 isoform X8, whose amino-acid sequence MTAQLDLAQPNNNDQPSSRSSPLLSSPSLPMATSYERRLLAAADLVLSADAQGQGACLPELGVTADLKPHQLDGVAWLIRRYRLGVNVVLGDEMGLGKTLQAISLLSHLKIQRVAPGPFLVLCPLSVTDGWLAEFSKFCPSLRLLHYVGNKVHRRDLRRTLYDHVHKASTSSHSSELSFDVLLTTYDIALMDQNFLSQIPWHYAIIDEAQRLKNPSSVLYNVLEQRFIMPRRLLLTGTPIQNNLSELWALMHFCLPSIFGKLDEFLSTFKEAGDSLTGAEANKANRQFEIIKHILKAFMLRRTKALLIESGVLALPPLTELTVMVPLTQLQKKLYMSVLRKELQTLLSFTGGSSRHQSLQNIVIQLRKACSHPYLFSGIEPEPFVEGEHLVQASGKLIVLDLILKKLHELGHRVLLFAQMTQTLDILQDFLEMRNYTYERLDGSVRAEERFAAIRNFSSQSTKGLMRDDNQIGAFVFMISTRAGGVGLNLIGADTVIFYEQDWNPQADKQALQRAHRIGQLNHVLSINLVSQRTIEEVIMRRAERKLKLSHDIIGEDHRTDVKGGVLGNEASDMRSIIFGLHLFDPADTTTETINEGTTSDTINVEKLAKLKTMSEKVVMMRSHEPSEKDERAFEINPNFADGNGTVIRRASDSISVDPGLNEAAYLSWVNKFKEASRSIEDATSELGRQRAAPKEKFLKRVVNKKKVEEKRFAKWETLGYKTLAVKEPDITACQNISDSGCVQLVYGDCTNPSKLCPAKPAIIFSCIDNSGTWGHGGMFDALTSLSTCIPDAYHRASEFDDLHMGDLHLIQLDG is encoded by the exons ATGACTGCTCAGCTGGATCTGGCCCAACCCAACAACAACGACCAGCCGTCGTCgcgctcctctcctctcctctcctctccttccctccccatGGCGACCTCCTACGAGCGCCGCCTACTAGCGGCCGCCGACCTGGTCCTCTCCGCCGACGCGCAGGGCCAAGGAGCCTGCCTCCCCGAACTTGGCGTCACGGCGGACCTCAAGCCGCACCAGCTCGATGGCGTTGCCTGGCTCATCCGCCGCTACCGCCTCGGCGTCAACGTCGTCCTCG GTGATGAG ATGGGGCTTGGCAAGACCCTACAAGCAATTTCTCTACTGAGCCACCTCAAAATCCAGCGTGTTGCACCCGGACCATTCC TTGTGCTATGTCCTCTAAGTGTAACAGATGGCTGGCTCGCAGAGTTCAGTAAATTCTGTCCTTCCTTGAGGCTCCTGCACTATGTTGGCAATAAGGTGCACCGTCGTGATCTTCGGAGAACCTTGTACGATCATGTGCACAAGGCTTCCACATCATCTCATTCTAGC GAATTATCATTTGATGTGCTCTTGACAACATATGACATAGCCTTGATGGATCAAAACTTTCTTTCACAAATTCCCTGGCACTACGCAATTATTGATGAGGCTCAACGTCTTAAAAATCCATCCAGT GTACTGTATAATGTCCTTGAGCAACGTTTCATCATGCCAAGGCGTCTACTACTAACAGGCACTCCTATCCAGAACAACCTTTCTGAACTATGGGCTTTGATGCACTTTTGTTTGCCTTCAATATTTGGAAAGCTAGATGAGTTTCTTTCCACTTTCAAGGAAGCAGGGGACTCTTTAACAG GTGCCGAAGCTAATAAAGCAAACAGACAGTTTGAGATTATTAAACACATACTTAAAGCATTTATGCTACGCAGGACAAAAGCTTTACTAATCGAGAGTGGAGTTCTGGCGCTGCCTCCACTAACTGAGCTAACTGT GATGGTGCCACTGACACAGTTACAAAAGAAGCTTTACATGTCAGTGTTGAGGAAAGAGCTGCAAACACTTCTTTCATTTACTGGAGGATCGTCTCGCCACCAGTCTTTGCAGAACATT GTTATACAGCTGAGGAAAGCTTGCAGTCACCCATATCTGTTCAGTGGCATTGAACCTGAGCCTTTTGTGGAAGGGGAGCATTTAGTTCAG GCTAGTGGGAAGCTCATTGTGTTGGATCTTATTCTGAAGAAGCTCCATGAGTTAGGACATCGTGTTTTACTATTTGCTCAGATGACCCAAACACTGGACATTCTGCAG GATTTCCTGGAGATGCGCAATTACACTTATGAGCGCCTGGATGGTTCAGTACGTGCTGAGGAGCGGTTTGCAGCAATAAGAAATTTCAGCTCTCAATCTACTAAAGGCCTTATGAGAGATGATAATCAGATTGGAGCTTTTGTTTTCATGATATCAACTAGAGCAGGGGGTGTGGGGCTTAATCTCATTGGTGCCGATACT GTTATCTTTTACGAACAAGATTGGAATCCTCAAGCTGACAAGCAGGCTCTACAGCGCGCTCATCGCATTGGACAGTTAAATCATGTGCTGTCAATAAATTTGGTGTCACAGCGTACAATTGAAGAG GTCATAATGCGAAGAGCCGAGAGAAAACTTAAGCTTAGCCACGATATTATTGGAGAAGATCATAGAACTGATGTGAAGGGTGGAGTTCTGGGAAATGAAGCTAGTGACATGAGATCAATTATCTTTGGCTTGCACCTGTTCGATCCTGCTGATACAACCACAGAGACAATCAATGAGGGCACCACTTCTGACACAATTAATGTGGAGAAACTGGCAAAGTTGAAAACAATGTCTGAAAAGGTTGTAATGATGCGTAGCCATGAACCTTCAGAAAAGGATGAACGGGCATTTGAAATCAACCCAAATTTTGCTGATGGCAATGGAACTGTAATTAGAAGGGCTTCTGATTCTATTAGTGTTGATCCTGGGCTTAATGAAGCTGCATACCTATCCTGGGTCAATAAGTTCAAAGAGGCTTCGCGTTCAATTGAAGATGCCACATCTGAACTTGGAAGGCAAAGAGCAGCGCCAAAAGAAAAGTTCCTGAAACGTGTAGTTAACAAGAAAAAAGTAGAAGAAAAGAGGTTTGCCAAATGGGAAACTTTGGGTTACAAGACACTAGCTGTTAAGGAACCTGATATCACAGCATGCCAGAATATTTCAGACTCAGGATGCGtccaacttgtgtatggagatTGTACCAATCCTTCAAAACTTTGCCCTGCAAAGCCTGCCATCATATTCAG TTGCATAGATAATTCTGGGACATGGGGGCATGGAGGAATGTTTGATGCTTTGACTAGTCTCTCAACATGCATTCCAGATGCTTATCACCGTGCTTCTgagtttgatgacctccacatggGGGATCTTCACTTGATTCAGCTTGATGGTTAG
- the LOC120647643 gene encoding probable helicase CHR10 isoform X1 — MTAQLDLAQPNNNDQPSSRSSPLLSSPSLPMATSYERRLLAAADLVLSADAQGQGACLPELGVTADLKPHQLDGVAWLIRRYRLGVNVVLGDEMGLGKTLQAISLLSHLKIQRVAPGPFRLTPAVVLCPLSVTDGWLAEFSKFCPSLRLLHYVGNKVHRRDLRRTLYDHVHKASTSSHSSELSFDVLLTTYDIALMDQNFLSQIPWHYAIIDEAQRLKNPSSVLYNVLEQRFIMPRRLLLTGTPIQNNLSELWALMHFCLPSIFGKLDEFLSTFKEAGDSLTGAEANKANRQFEIIKHILKAFMLRRTKALLIESGVLALPPLTELTVMVPLTQLQKKLYMSVLRKELQTLLSFTGGSSRHQSLQNIVIQLRKACSHPYLFSGIEPEPFVEGEHLVQASGKLIVLDLILKKLHELGHRVLLFAQMTQTLDILQDFLEMRNYTYERLDGSVRAEERFAAIRNFSSQSTKGLMRDDNQIGAFVFMISTRAGGVGLNLIGADTVIFYEQDWNPQADKQALQRAHRIGQLNHVLSINLVSQRTIEEVIMRRAERKLKLSHDIIGEDHRTDVKGGVLGNEASDMRSIIFGLHLFDPADTTTETINEGTTSDTINVEKLAKLKTMSEKVVMMRSHEPSEKDERAFEINPNFADGNGTVIRRASDSISVDPGLNEAAYLSWVNKFKEASRSIEDATSELGRQRAAPKEKFLKRVVNKKKVEEKRFAKWETLGYKTLAVKEPDITACQNISDSGCVQLVYGDCTNPSKLCPAKPAIIFSCIDNSGTWGHGGMFDALTSLSTCIPDAYHRASEFDDLHMGDLHLIQLDEVNCTRSLDAPLWVALAIVQSYSRRRKVPRSEISIPDLELCLSKAAFSAAQHSAIIRMPRIGYQSGSQRSEWYTIERLLRKYSSLHGIDIFVYYFQRSSRQQTGSI; from the exons ATGACTGCTCAGCTGGATCTGGCCCAACCCAACAACAACGACCAGCCGTCGTCgcgctcctctcctctcctctcctctccttccctccccatGGCGACCTCCTACGAGCGCCGCCTACTAGCGGCCGCCGACCTGGTCCTCTCCGCCGACGCGCAGGGCCAAGGAGCCTGCCTCCCCGAACTTGGCGTCACGGCGGACCTCAAGCCGCACCAGCTCGATGGCGTTGCCTGGCTCATCCGCCGCTACCGCCTCGGCGTCAACGTCGTCCTCG GTGATGAG ATGGGGCTTGGCAAGACCCTACAAGCAATTTCTCTACTGAGCCACCTCAAAATCCAGCGTGTTGCACCCGGACCATTCC GGTTAACCCCTGCAGTTGTGCTATGTCCTCTAAGTGTAACAGATGGCTGGCTCGCAGAGTTCAGTAAATTCTGTCCTTCCTTGAGGCTCCTGCACTATGTTGGCAATAAGGTGCACCGTCGTGATCTTCGGAGAACCTTGTACGATCATGTGCACAAGGCTTCCACATCATCTCATTCTAGC GAATTATCATTTGATGTGCTCTTGACAACATATGACATAGCCTTGATGGATCAAAACTTTCTTTCACAAATTCCCTGGCACTACGCAATTATTGATGAGGCTCAACGTCTTAAAAATCCATCCAGT GTACTGTATAATGTCCTTGAGCAACGTTTCATCATGCCAAGGCGTCTACTACTAACAGGCACTCCTATCCAGAACAACCTTTCTGAACTATGGGCTTTGATGCACTTTTGTTTGCCTTCAATATTTGGAAAGCTAGATGAGTTTCTTTCCACTTTCAAGGAAGCAGGGGACTCTTTAACAG GTGCCGAAGCTAATAAAGCAAACAGACAGTTTGAGATTATTAAACACATACTTAAAGCATTTATGCTACGCAGGACAAAAGCTTTACTAATCGAGAGTGGAGTTCTGGCGCTGCCTCCACTAACTGAGCTAACTGT GATGGTGCCACTGACACAGTTACAAAAGAAGCTTTACATGTCAGTGTTGAGGAAAGAGCTGCAAACACTTCTTTCATTTACTGGAGGATCGTCTCGCCACCAGTCTTTGCAGAACATT GTTATACAGCTGAGGAAAGCTTGCAGTCACCCATATCTGTTCAGTGGCATTGAACCTGAGCCTTTTGTGGAAGGGGAGCATTTAGTTCAG GCTAGTGGGAAGCTCATTGTGTTGGATCTTATTCTGAAGAAGCTCCATGAGTTAGGACATCGTGTTTTACTATTTGCTCAGATGACCCAAACACTGGACATTCTGCAG GATTTCCTGGAGATGCGCAATTACACTTATGAGCGCCTGGATGGTTCAGTACGTGCTGAGGAGCGGTTTGCAGCAATAAGAAATTTCAGCTCTCAATCTACTAAAGGCCTTATGAGAGATGATAATCAGATTGGAGCTTTTGTTTTCATGATATCAACTAGAGCAGGGGGTGTGGGGCTTAATCTCATTGGTGCCGATACT GTTATCTTTTACGAACAAGATTGGAATCCTCAAGCTGACAAGCAGGCTCTACAGCGCGCTCATCGCATTGGACAGTTAAATCATGTGCTGTCAATAAATTTGGTGTCACAGCGTACAATTGAAGAG GTCATAATGCGAAGAGCCGAGAGAAAACTTAAGCTTAGCCACGATATTATTGGAGAAGATCATAGAACTGATGTGAAGGGTGGAGTTCTGGGAAATGAAGCTAGTGACATGAGATCAATTATCTTTGGCTTGCACCTGTTCGATCCTGCTGATACAACCACAGAGACAATCAATGAGGGCACCACTTCTGACACAATTAATGTGGAGAAACTGGCAAAGTTGAAAACAATGTCTGAAAAGGTTGTAATGATGCGTAGCCATGAACCTTCAGAAAAGGATGAACGGGCATTTGAAATCAACCCAAATTTTGCTGATGGCAATGGAACTGTAATTAGAAGGGCTTCTGATTCTATTAGTGTTGATCCTGGGCTTAATGAAGCTGCATACCTATCCTGGGTCAATAAGTTCAAAGAGGCTTCGCGTTCAATTGAAGATGCCACATCTGAACTTGGAAGGCAAAGAGCAGCGCCAAAAGAAAAGTTCCTGAAACGTGTAGTTAACAAGAAAAAAGTAGAAGAAAAGAGGTTTGCCAAATGGGAAACTTTGGGTTACAAGACACTAGCTGTTAAGGAACCTGATATCACAGCATGCCAGAATATTTCAGACTCAGGATGCGtccaacttgtgtatggagatTGTACCAATCCTTCAAAACTTTGCCCTGCAAAGCCTGCCATCATATTCAG TTGCATAGATAATTCTGGGACATGGGGGCATGGAGGAATGTTTGATGCTTTGACTAGTCTCTCAACATGCATTCCAGATGCTTATCACCGTGCTTCTgagtttgatgacctccacatggGGGATCTTCACTTGATTCAGCTTGATG AAGTCAACTGCACCCGGAGTTTGGATGCACCTTTATGGGTGGCACTAGCTATTGTTCAGTCTTACAGTCGGAGACGTAAAGTTCCAAGAAGTGAAATCTCCATACCTGATTTGGAGCTCTGTTTATCAAAAGCAGCCTTCTCAGCTGCTCAGCATTCTG CAATTATCCGCATGCCCCGAATTGGTTACCAAAGTGGCTCCCAACGATCAGAATGGTATACCATAGAACGCCTGCTCAGGAAATACTCATCTCTCCATGGAATCGACATTTTCGT GTACTACTTTCAGCGTTCATCCAGGCAACAGACAGGTTCTATCTAG